The following coding sequences are from one Neodiprion lecontei isolate iyNeoLeco1 chromosome 7, iyNeoLeco1.1, whole genome shotgun sequence window:
- the LOC124295498 gene encoding THAP domain-containing protein 1-like, whose amino-acid sequence MKRKDWKPNRNSTLCSAHFTNDCFDRTGFLITLKKNSVPTIFDNPKSECSSCHRLREYGRGYSFFKFPLDEPDIMKQWIANINIGPWSPSSDSFLCSDHFELSCFQKKSKNYITLRKGSIPTLFGENLQQTEFQDESDRPTTVNLHFDDQWMVNEFPNG is encoded by the exons atgaagaggaaGGACTGGAAGCCAAACCGAAATAGCACATTGTGTTCGGCTCATTTTACAAATGACTGCTTTGATAGGACAGGATTCctaattacattgaaaaagaacAGTGTACCAACTATATTTGACAACCCAAAATCAGAGTGTTCATCTTGTCACCGATTAAGGGAATATGGACGTGGCTATTCATTCTTCAA GTTCCCATTGGATGAACCTGATATTATGAAGCAGTGGATcgcaaatataaacattgGTCCGTGGTCTCCATCAAGTGATAGCTTTCTGTGTTCCGACCACTTTGAACTCTCTTGCTttcagaagaaaagtaaaaattatataactttACGAAAAGGCAGTATCCCAACGTTATTTG GTGAAAACTTGCAGCAGACCGAATTTCAGGATGAATCCGATCGGCCCACCACAGTGAAT CTCCACTTTGATGATCAATGGATGGTAAATGAATTCCCTAACGGTTGA